From one Culex quinquefasciatus strain JHB chromosome 3, VPISU_Cqui_1.0_pri_paternal, whole genome shotgun sequence genomic stretch:
- the LOC6039990 gene encoding AT-rich interactive domain-containing protein 2, with product MVGGAGAGRGRGESWFSKKDKASFLQDLQLFHDRNWTQFMRLPKIGGRDVDLHRLYLVVVARWTKLKFKQIYIRFSNKYDKVNFNGEEKDPTEKGNDEKRHNRRWSARMLHSVPAVYDNQQHYVPEVMTGQCGMS from the exons atGGTGGGTGGTGCCGGTGCGGGACGAGGTCGAGGGGAAAGTTGGTTTTCAAAAAAGGACAAGGCCAGCTTCCTGCAGGACCTGCAGCTGTTTCACGACCGGAATTg gacgCAGTTTATGCGGTTGCCGAAGATCGGAGGTCGGGATGTGGATTTGCACCGGTTGTATTTGGTGGTGGTGGCCAGGTGGACGAAATTGAAGTTTAAGCAGATTTACATCCGCTTTTCGAACAAGTACGataaagtaaattttaacggtgaggagaaggatccgACGGAAAAGGGAAATGACGAGAAGCGCCATaatcggaggtggtcagcgcggatgttgcactcggtgccggcggtttacGACAATCAGCAGCATTATGTGCCGGAAGTGATGACGGGACAGTGTGGGATGTCCTGA